From a single Oreochromis niloticus isolate F11D_XX linkage group LG3, O_niloticus_UMD_NMBU, whole genome shotgun sequence genomic region:
- the tox4b gene encoding TOX high mobility group box family member 4b isoform X2 codes for MEFPGGSDNYLTIPGSGHPFLSSSETFHTPSLGDEEFEIPPISLDPDSALSVSDVVSHFGELSETGPSDSVVVPGNAVVEGDDPSFASTFVSAASQGLEHLTLGVMTQPGGNTLLGSSLGMDLGHPIGSQFSSSSPVTIDVPLGDMGQGLLGSNQLTTIDQSELSAQLGLGLGGGNILQRPQSPENPLSATASPTSSLQDDDMDDFRRSVLVESPVSLAVSPGVISLDPSPSQSPLSAPTSSVSSATGRKGAGGGKKGKKKKDPNEPQKPVSAYALFFRDTQAAIKGQNPNATFGEVSKIVASMWDSLGEEQKQVYKRKNEAAKKDYLKALAEYRASLISQAPIEVMETTPSPPPPAPAPVVTATPTPIPAPTPPTRPTRSQHYNPEENTITNICTSNIILDLPQVTTRSRTGAIKPQPPPASTALNTAPVAKIIIKQTPLPSGGMSATVTTASSPRQPPPLQQMQSTPPPPRLQQMVHAQAPPPLQAKPRGGGGGAAAATTAPPPLKVVPSARQSDSSASIIVTSSGETSTTVSAATSALAVEVGHTGEVTGGEEVVEGEEGMEVEVNVAPGPSVTPAASPNICVRAGCTNPAVESKDWDKEYCSNECVATHCRDVFMAWCAIRGQNSTTVT; via the exons ATGGAG TTCCCCGGAGGCAGCGACAACTACCTGACGATTCCTGGTTCCGGCCACCCCTTCCTCTCCTCTTCAGAG ACGTTCCACACTCCCAGCCTTGGCGATGAGGAATTCGAGATCCCTCCCATCTCTCTGGACCCGGACTCTGCCCTCTCCGTGTCAGATGTCGTGTCCCATTTCGGGGAGCTGTCGGAAACTGGACCCTCGGACAGCGTGGTGGTACCCGGGAACGCCGTCGTTGAAGGTGACGACCCCTCGTTCGCGTCCACTTTTGTTAGTGCTGCCTCTCAGGGGCTGGAGCACCTGACTCTTGGAGTCATGACCCAGCCAGGAGGGAATACTTTGTTAGGGTCGTCGCTGGGAATG GATCTCGGTCATCCCATTGGCTCTCAGTTCAGCAGCTCGTCCCCGGTAACCATCGACGTCCCTCTAGGTGACATGGGCCAGGGTTTACTGGGGTCCAATCAGCTCACCACTATAGACCAATCAGAGCTCAGCGCTCAACTGGGGCTCGGTTTGGGCGGCGGGAACATACTTCAGCGGCCGCAGTCGCCCGAAAACCCGCTGTCGGCCACAGCCTCGCCCACCAGCTCGCTCCAGGATGATGACATGGACGACTTCAGAAGG AGCGTCCTAGTCGAATCTCCGGTCTCTCTGGCCGTCTCCCCTGGAGTCATCTCCCTCGATCCCTCCCCGTCTCAATCCCCGCTGTCTGCGCCGACCTCTAGTGTCTCCTCTGCTACGGGAAGGAAAGGAGCAGGAGGGGGGAAGAaggggaagaaaaagaaggatcCCAACGAGCCTCAGAAACCTGTGTCGGCCTACGCTCTGTTCTTCAGGGACACACAGGCAGCTATTAAGGGACAAAACCCCAACGCGACTTTCGGAGAGGTCTCCAAGATCGTGGCGTCCATGTGGGACAGTCTGGGGGAGGAGCAGAAACAA gTTTACAAGAGGAAAAACGAAGCAGCAAAGAAGGATTACTTGAAAGCGCTGGCAGAGTACAGAGCCAGTCTGATTTCTCAG gCACCTATTGAAGTCATGGAAACCACACCATCACCCCCACCTCCAGCCCCGGCTCCTGTGGTCACAGCCACGCCTACGCCCATCCCCGCCCCCACCCCGCCCACCCGGCCAACCAGGTCGCAGCACTACAACCCAGAGGAGAACACCATCACCAACATCTGTACCTCCAACATCATCCTGGACCTGCCTCAGGTCACCACCCGGTCCCGCACCGGGGCCATCAAACCGCAGCCTCCACCCGCGAGCACTGCCCTCAACACTGCCCCCGTCGCCAAAATCATCATCAAGCAGACGCCGCTGCCTTCCGGCGGCATGTCAGCTACGGTGACGACCGCCTCCTCGCCCCGCCAGCCGCCGCCGCTGCAGCAGATGCAGAGCACCCCTCCTCCACCCCGGCTGCAGCAGATGGTGCACGCCCAGGCGCCCCCGCCTCTCCAGGCCAAACCGcggggtggaggaggaggggcgGCGGCAGCCACCACTGCTCCGCCGCCGCTTAAGGTAGTGCCGTCAGCACGCCAGTCAGATTCAAGCGCCTCGATCATTGTAACGTCATCGGGGGAAACCTCCACGACAGTGTCTGCCGCCACCTCTGCTCTGGCGGTGGAGGTTGGACACACGGGTGAGGTGACGGGAGGAGAGGAAGTGGTTGAAGGCGAGGAAGGG ATGGAGGTGGAGGTTAATGTCGCTCCTGGCCCGAGTGTGACTCCCGCCGCCAGCCCGAACATTTGCGTGCGCGCCGGCTGCACGAACCCCGCCGTGGAGAGCAAAGACTGGGACAAGGAGTACTGTAGCAACGAGTGTGTCGCCACACATTGCAG aGACGTTTTCATGGCCTGGTGCGCTATCCGAGGACAGAACTCCACCACGGTAACATAG
- the tox4b gene encoding TOX high mobility group box family member 4b isoform X1, with the protein MDLNFYSDLTDGTGQHDGDPEFLDPQSFNGFDSDNKFPGGSDNYLTIPGSGHPFLSSSETFHTPSLGDEEFEIPPISLDPDSALSVSDVVSHFGELSETGPSDSVVVPGNAVVEGDDPSFASTFVSAASQGLEHLTLGVMTQPGGNTLLGSSLGMDLGHPIGSQFSSSSPVTIDVPLGDMGQGLLGSNQLTTIDQSELSAQLGLGLGGGNILQRPQSPENPLSATASPTSSLQDDDMDDFRRSVLVESPVSLAVSPGVISLDPSPSQSPLSAPTSSVSSATGRKGAGGGKKGKKKKDPNEPQKPVSAYALFFRDTQAAIKGQNPNATFGEVSKIVASMWDSLGEEQKQVYKRKNEAAKKDYLKALAEYRASLISQAPIEVMETTPSPPPPAPAPVVTATPTPIPAPTPPTRPTRSQHYNPEENTITNICTSNIILDLPQVTTRSRTGAIKPQPPPASTALNTAPVAKIIIKQTPLPSGGMSATVTTASSPRQPPPLQQMQSTPPPPRLQQMVHAQAPPPLQAKPRGGGGGAAAATTAPPPLKVVPSARQSDSSASIIVTSSGETSTTVSAATSALAVEVGHTGEVTGGEEVVEGEEGMEVEVNVAPGPSVTPAASPNICVRAGCTNPAVESKDWDKEYCSNECVATHCRDVFMAWCAIRGQNSTTVT; encoded by the exons ATGGATCTGAATTTTTACTCGGATTTAACGGACGGTACCGGGCAGCACGACGGGGATCCGGAGTTCCTGGATCCGCAGTCTTTCAATGGGTTTGACTCCGACAACAAG TTCCCCGGAGGCAGCGACAACTACCTGACGATTCCTGGTTCCGGCCACCCCTTCCTCTCCTCTTCAGAG ACGTTCCACACTCCCAGCCTTGGCGATGAGGAATTCGAGATCCCTCCCATCTCTCTGGACCCGGACTCTGCCCTCTCCGTGTCAGATGTCGTGTCCCATTTCGGGGAGCTGTCGGAAACTGGACCCTCGGACAGCGTGGTGGTACCCGGGAACGCCGTCGTTGAAGGTGACGACCCCTCGTTCGCGTCCACTTTTGTTAGTGCTGCCTCTCAGGGGCTGGAGCACCTGACTCTTGGAGTCATGACCCAGCCAGGAGGGAATACTTTGTTAGGGTCGTCGCTGGGAATG GATCTCGGTCATCCCATTGGCTCTCAGTTCAGCAGCTCGTCCCCGGTAACCATCGACGTCCCTCTAGGTGACATGGGCCAGGGTTTACTGGGGTCCAATCAGCTCACCACTATAGACCAATCAGAGCTCAGCGCTCAACTGGGGCTCGGTTTGGGCGGCGGGAACATACTTCAGCGGCCGCAGTCGCCCGAAAACCCGCTGTCGGCCACAGCCTCGCCCACCAGCTCGCTCCAGGATGATGACATGGACGACTTCAGAAGG AGCGTCCTAGTCGAATCTCCGGTCTCTCTGGCCGTCTCCCCTGGAGTCATCTCCCTCGATCCCTCCCCGTCTCAATCCCCGCTGTCTGCGCCGACCTCTAGTGTCTCCTCTGCTACGGGAAGGAAAGGAGCAGGAGGGGGGAAGAaggggaagaaaaagaaggatcCCAACGAGCCTCAGAAACCTGTGTCGGCCTACGCTCTGTTCTTCAGGGACACACAGGCAGCTATTAAGGGACAAAACCCCAACGCGACTTTCGGAGAGGTCTCCAAGATCGTGGCGTCCATGTGGGACAGTCTGGGGGAGGAGCAGAAACAA gTTTACAAGAGGAAAAACGAAGCAGCAAAGAAGGATTACTTGAAAGCGCTGGCAGAGTACAGAGCCAGTCTGATTTCTCAG gCACCTATTGAAGTCATGGAAACCACACCATCACCCCCACCTCCAGCCCCGGCTCCTGTGGTCACAGCCACGCCTACGCCCATCCCCGCCCCCACCCCGCCCACCCGGCCAACCAGGTCGCAGCACTACAACCCAGAGGAGAACACCATCACCAACATCTGTACCTCCAACATCATCCTGGACCTGCCTCAGGTCACCACCCGGTCCCGCACCGGGGCCATCAAACCGCAGCCTCCACCCGCGAGCACTGCCCTCAACACTGCCCCCGTCGCCAAAATCATCATCAAGCAGACGCCGCTGCCTTCCGGCGGCATGTCAGCTACGGTGACGACCGCCTCCTCGCCCCGCCAGCCGCCGCCGCTGCAGCAGATGCAGAGCACCCCTCCTCCACCCCGGCTGCAGCAGATGGTGCACGCCCAGGCGCCCCCGCCTCTCCAGGCCAAACCGcggggtggaggaggaggggcgGCGGCAGCCACCACTGCTCCGCCGCCGCTTAAGGTAGTGCCGTCAGCACGCCAGTCAGATTCAAGCGCCTCGATCATTGTAACGTCATCGGGGGAAACCTCCACGACAGTGTCTGCCGCCACCTCTGCTCTGGCGGTGGAGGTTGGACACACGGGTGAGGTGACGGGAGGAGAGGAAGTGGTTGAAGGCGAGGAAGGG ATGGAGGTGGAGGTTAATGTCGCTCCTGGCCCGAGTGTGACTCCCGCCGCCAGCCCGAACATTTGCGTGCGCGCCGGCTGCACGAACCCCGCCGTGGAGAGCAAAGACTGGGACAAGGAGTACTGTAGCAACGAGTGTGTCGCCACACATTGCAG aGACGTTTTCATGGCCTGGTGCGCTATCCGAGGACAGAACTCCACCACGGTAACATAG